One Vibrio campbellii CAIM 519 = NBRC 15631 = ATCC 25920 genomic window carries:
- the rplV gene encoding 50S ribosomal protein L22, with translation MEAIAKHNFARISPQKARLVADLIRGKSVDQALEILTFSNKKAAVLVKKVLESAIANAEHNEGADIDDLNVAKIFVDEGPTMKRIMPRAKGRADRILKRSSHITVVVADR, from the coding sequence ATGGAAGCTATTGCTAAACATAACTTTGCTCGCATTTCGCCTCAGAAAGCTCGCTTAGTTGCGGATCTAATTCGTGGTAAATCTGTTGACCAAGCTCTAGAAATCCTAACTTTCAGCAACAAAAAAGCTGCTGTTCTAGTTAAGAAAGTTCTAGAGTCTGCTATCGCTAACGCGGAGCACAACGAAGGTGCAGATATTGACGATCTGAATGTCGCAAAAATCTTTGTAGATGAAGGCCCAACCATGAAGCGTATTATGCCTCGTGCTAAAGGTCGTGCGGATCGTATCTTGAAGCGTTCAAGCCACATCACTGTTGTTGTAGCAGATCGCTAG
- the rpsC gene encoding 30S ribosomal protein S3, with protein MGQKVHPNGIRLGIVKPWNATWFANTKDFADNLDGDFKVRQFLTKELQKASLSRIVIERPAKSIRVTIHTARPGVVIGKKGEDVEKLRAAVAKIAGVPAQINIAEVRKPELDAQLVGDSIASQLERRVMFRRAMKRAVQNAMRLGAKGIKVEVSGRLGGAEIARSEWYREGRVPLHTLRADIDYATSSAHTQYGVIGIKTWIFKGEILGGMPAANAVEPKGDKPKKQRKGRK; from the coding sequence ATGGGTCAAAAAGTACATCCTAATGGTATTCGTCTTGGCATCGTTAAGCCTTGGAATGCTACATGGTTTGCTAACACCAAAGATTTCGCTGACAACCTAGACGGCGACTTCAAGGTACGTCAGTTCCTAACTAAGGAACTACAAAAAGCGTCTCTTTCACGCATCGTTATCGAGCGTCCTGCTAAGAGCATCCGTGTGACTATTCACACTGCTCGTCCAGGCGTTGTAATCGGTAAGAAAGGTGAAGACGTTGAGAAACTACGCGCAGCTGTAGCAAAAATTGCAGGTGTACCAGCGCAAATTAACATCGCTGAAGTACGTAAACCTGAACTTGATGCACAACTTGTTGGTGACAGCATCGCGTCTCAACTAGAGCGTCGTGTTATGTTCCGTCGTGCTATGAAGCGCGCGGTACAAAACGCAATGCGTCTAGGTGCTAAAGGCATCAAAGTAGAAGTAAGTGGTCGTCTAGGCGGCGCTGAAATTGCACGTTCTGAGTGGTACCGTGAAGGTCGTGTACCTCTACACACTCTACGTGCTGACATTGATTACGCAACTTCTTCGGCTCACACTCAATACGGTGTGATCGGCATTAAAACTTGGATCTTCAAAGGTGAGATCCTAGGTGGTATGCCAGCAGCTAACGCTGTAGAGCCTAAAGGCGACAAGCCTAAGAAGCAGCGTAAAGGCCGTAAGTAA
- the rpsH gene encoding 30S ribosomal protein S8 has translation MSMQDPISDMLTRVRNGQAANKVAVKMPSSKLKVAIAALLKAEGYIVDFAVEGEAKPELEVTLKYFQAKPVIEQLKRVSRPGLRVYKKKDQLPSVMGGLGIAIVSTSKGLMSDRAARKAGLGGEIICYVA, from the coding sequence ATGAGCATGCAAGATCCGATTTCGGATATGCTGACCCGCGTTCGTAACGGTCAGGCAGCAAACAAAGTTGCTGTTAAAATGCCTTCTTCAAAGCTTAAAGTTGCAATTGCTGCACTACTAAAAGCTGAAGGTTACATCGTTGACTTCGCTGTTGAAGGCGAAGCAAAACCTGAGCTAGAAGTTACACTTAAGTACTTCCAAGCTAAACCAGTAATCGAGCAACTTAAACGTGTTTCTCGTCCAGGTCTACGTGTTTACAAGAAGAAAGATCAACTTCCTTCTGTAATGGGTGGTCTTGGTATTGCTATCGTTTCTACTTCCAAGGGTCTGATGTCAGACCGCGCTGCACGTAAAGCAGGTCTTGGCGGTGAAATCATCTGTTACGTAGCTTAA
- the rplW gene encoding 50S ribosomal protein L23, which produces MITEERILKVLRAPHISEKATMAAEKANTIVFKVAKDATKKEIKAAVEKLFEVEVKSVNTLITKGKTKRQGLRQGRRSDVKKAYVTLKEGQDLDFVGGAE; this is translated from the coding sequence ATGATCACTGAAGAGCGTATCCTAAAAGTTCTACGTGCTCCGCACATCTCTGAAAAAGCAACTATGGCAGCTGAGAAAGCGAACACTATCGTTTTCAAAGTAGCTAAAGATGCAACTAAGAAAGAGATCAAAGCAGCTGTAGAAAAGCTTTTTGAAGTTGAAGTTAAGTCTGTAAATACTCTTATCACTAAGGGTAAGACCAAACGTCAAGGTCTACGCCAAGGTCGCCGCAGCGACGTTAAGAAAGCGTACGTTACTTTGAAAGAAGGTCAAGATCTTGACTTTGTTGGCGGCGCGGAATAA
- the rplE gene encoding 50S ribosomal protein L5, with protein MAKLHDYYKSSVVAELTKQFSYTSVMQVPRIEKITLNMGVGEAINDKKLLENAAADMATISGQKPLITKARKSVAGFKIREGYPIGCKVTLRGERMWEFLERLISIALPRVRDFRGVSAKSFDGRGNYSMGVREQIIFPEIDFDKVDRVRGLDITITTSAGTDEEGRALLAAFNFPFRK; from the coding sequence ATGGCGAAACTGCATGATTACTACAAGTCGTCTGTAGTCGCTGAACTGACCAAACAGTTTAGCTACACAAGCGTCATGCAAGTCCCTAGAATCGAGAAAATCACCCTAAACATGGGTGTTGGTGAAGCAATCAACGATAAGAAACTGCTAGAAAACGCAGCTGCTGATATGGCAACGATCTCTGGTCAAAAGCCACTTATCACTAAAGCTCGTAAATCTGTTGCAGGTTTCAAAATCCGTGAAGGCTACCCTATCGGTTGTAAAGTAACCTTGCGTGGCGAACGTATGTGGGAATTTTTAGAGCGTTTAATCTCTATCGCACTTCCACGTGTACGTGACTTCCGTGGTGTTAGCGCTAAGTCTTTTGACGGTCGCGGTAACTACAGCATGGGCGTTCGCGAGCAAATCATCTTCCCGGAAATCGACTTTGATAAAGTTGATCGAGTACGCGGTTTAGACATCACTATTACGACGTCTGCTGGTACTGATGAGGAAGGCCGTGCTCTGCTGGCTGCCTTTAACTTCCCATTCCGTAAGTAA
- the rplB gene encoding 50S ribosomal protein L2: protein MAIVKCKPTSPGRRHVVKVVNADLHKGKPYAPLLEKNSKNGGRNNNGRITVRHIGGGHKHHYRVVDFKRTKDGIPATVERLEYDPNRSANIALVLYKDGERRYILAPKGVNAGDVIQSGVDAPIKAGNTLPMRNIPVGSTVHNVELKPGKGGQLARSAGAYAQIVARDGAYVTIRLRSGEMRKVLSEGRATIGEVGNSEHMLRELGKAGASRWRGVRPTVRGVVMNPVDHPHGGGEGRTSGGRHPVSPWGMPTKGFKTRKNKRTDKYIVRRRNK from the coding sequence ATGGCTATTGTTAAATGTAAGCCGACTTCCCCTGGTCGTCGTCACGTTGTTAAAGTTGTTAACGCTGACCTACACAAGGGCAAGCCATACGCACCTCTTCTAGAGAAAAACTCTAAGAACGGTGGTCGTAACAACAACGGTCGTATCACAGTACGTCACATCGGCGGTGGTCACAAGCACCACTACCGTGTAGTTGACTTCAAACGTACTAAAGACGGTATCCCAGCGACAGTTGAGCGTCTAGAATACGATCCAAACCGTAGCGCAAACATTGCTCTAGTTCTTTACAAAGACGGTGAGCGTCGCTACATCCTAGCACCTAAAGGTGTTAACGCGGGTGATGTTATCCAATCTGGTGTTGATGCACCGATTAAAGCTGGTAACACTCTTCCAATGCGTAACATCCCAGTAGGTTCAACTGTACACAACGTTGAACTAAAACCTGGTAAAGGTGGTCAGCTAGCTCGTTCGGCTGGTGCTTACGCTCAAATCGTTGCTCGCGACGGTGCGTACGTAACTATCCGTCTACGTTCTGGCGAAATGCGCAAAGTTCTTTCTGAAGGCCGTGCAACAATCGGTGAAGTTGGTAACTCTGAGCACATGCTACGTGAACTTGGTAAAGCTGGTGCTTCACGCTGGCGCGGCGTACGTCCAACCGTACGTGGTGTAGTAATGAACCCGGTTGATCACCCACACGGTGGTGGTGAAGGTCGTACATCTGGCGGTCGTCACCCAGTATCTCCTTGGGGTATGCCAACTAAAGGCTTCAAGACTCGTAAGAACAAACGCACTGACAAGTACATCGTACGTCGTCGTAACAAGTAA
- the rpmC gene encoding 50S ribosomal protein L29, whose protein sequence is MKAQDLREKSVEELNAELLNLLREQFNLRMQAATGQLQQTHTLKAVRRDIARVKTVLTEKAGA, encoded by the coding sequence ATGAAAGCACAAGATCTACGCGAGAAAAGCGTTGAAGAGCTTAACGCTGAGCTATTGAATTTGCTACGTGAACAGTTCAACTTGCGCATGCAAGCTGCAACTGGTCAGCTACAGCAAACTCATACTCTGAAAGCTGTACGCCGTGATATCGCACGTGTGAAAACTGTTTTGACTGAGAAGGCAGGCGCATAA
- the rpsE gene encoding 30S ribosomal protein S5 translates to MAKEQQVQANDLQEKLIAVNRVSKTVKGGRIMSFTALTVVGDGNGRVGFGYGKAREVPAAIQKAMEKARRNMTTIALNEGTLHHPVKGRHSGSKVYMQPAAEGTGVIAGGAMRAVLEVAGVHNVLSKAYGSTNPINIVRATIDALGSMKSPEMVAAKRGLTVEAISE, encoded by the coding sequence ATGGCTAAAGAACAACAAGTTCAAGCGAATGATTTGCAAGAAAAGCTAATCGCAGTTAACCGCGTTTCTAAAACGGTTAAAGGCGGTCGAATCATGAGCTTCACTGCACTAACAGTAGTTGGTGACGGTAACGGTCGTGTAGGTTTCGGTTACGGCAAAGCTCGTGAAGTACCTGCAGCGATTCAAAAAGCAATGGAAAAAGCGCGTCGTAACATGACTACTATCGCGCTAAACGAAGGCACTCTTCACCACCCAGTGAAAGGTCGCCATTCGGGCTCTAAAGTTTACATGCAGCCTGCTGCAGAAGGTACTGGTGTTATCGCAGGTGGTGCGATGCGTGCAGTACTAGAAGTTGCTGGCGTACACAACGTACTATCTAAAGCATACGGTTCTACGAACCCTATCAACATTGTTCGTGCAACGATCGATGCACTAGGTAGCATGAAGTCGCCAGAAATGGTTGCTGCTAAACGTGGTCTAACTGTTGAAGCTATTTCGGAGTAA
- the rpsS gene encoding 30S ribosomal protein S19 has protein sequence MPRSLKKGPFIDLHLLKKVEKAVESGDKKPLKTWSRRSMIIPSMIGLTIAVHNGRQHVPVFVTEEMIGHKLGEFAPTRTYRGHAADKKAKKR, from the coding sequence ATGCCACGTTCTCTCAAGAAAGGTCCATTTATTGACCTACACTTGCTGAAGAAGGTAGAGAAAGCGGTGGAAAGCGGAGACAAAAAGCCACTTAAGACTTGGTCCCGTCGTTCAATGATCATCCCATCGATGATCGGTTTGACCATCGCTGTCCATAATGGTCGTCAGCACGTACCTGTTTTCGTAACCGAAGAAATGATCGGTCACAAACTAGGTGAATTCGCACCAACACGTACTTACCGCGGTCACGCTGCGGATAAGAAAGCTAAGAAGCGTTAA
- the rpsN gene encoding 30S ribosomal protein S14 encodes MAKNSMKAREAKRAKLVAKFAEKRAALKAIISDVNASEEDRWNAVLTLQSLPRDSSASRQRNRCNQTGRPHGYLRKFGLSRIKVREACMKGEIPGLRKASW; translated from the coding sequence ATGGCTAAAAATTCAATGAAAGCACGTGAAGCAAAACGTGCGAAGCTAGTAGCTAAGTTCGCTGAAAAGCGTGCTGCGCTAAAAGCTATCATCAGCGATGTAAACGCATCTGAAGAAGATCGTTGGAATGCGGTACTTACACTGCAATCTCTTCCACGTGATTCAAGTGCATCACGTCAGCGCAACCGTTGTAACCAAACTGGTCGTCCACACGGTTACCTACGTAAGTTCGGTCTAAGCCGTATTAAGGTTCGTGAAGCTTGCATGAAAGGCGAGATTCCGGGTCTTCGTAAGGCTAGCTGGTAA
- the rplX gene encoding 50S ribosomal protein L24 — protein MAAKIRRNDEVIVLAGKDKGKKGKVTKVLATGKVIVEGINLVKKHQKPVPALGIQGGIVEQEAAIDVSNVAIFNAATGKADRIGFRFEDGKKVRFFKSNNEIVSN, from the coding sequence ATGGCAGCTAAAATCCGTCGTAACGACGAAGTAATCGTTCTTGCTGGTAAAGACAAAGGCAAGAAAGGTAAAGTAACTAAGGTCCTAGCAACTGGTAAAGTTATCGTTGAAGGTATCAACCTTGTTAAGAAACACCAGAAACCTGTTCCTGCACTAGGTATCCAAGGCGGTATCGTAGAGCAAGAAGCAGCTATCGATGTTTCTAACGTGGCGATCTTTAACGCAGCTACTGGTAAAGCTGACCGTATCGGTTTCCGTTTTGAAGATGGTAAGAAAGTTCGTTTCTTTAAGTCTAACAACGAAATCGTTTCTAACTAA
- the rplR gene encoding 50S ribosomal protein L18 yields the protein MDKKASRIRRATRARRKIAELGATRLVVHRTPRHVYAQVIAANGSEVIAAASTVEKAIREQVKYTGNVDAAKAVGKAVAERALEKGVTAVAFDRSGFQYHGRVAALAESAREAGLKF from the coding sequence ATGGATAAGAAAGCATCTCGCATCCGTCGTGCTACACGCGCACGTCGTAAGATTGCAGAACTGGGTGCGACTCGCCTAGTTGTACACCGTACTCCTCGTCACGTGTACGCACAGGTTATCGCGGCTAATGGCTCTGAGGTTATCGCAGCAGCTTCTACTGTAGAAAAAGCGATCCGTGAGCAAGTGAAATACACTGGTAACGTTGATGCAGCTAAAGCAGTAGGTAAAGCTGTTGCAGAGCGCGCTCTTGAAAAAGGCGTAACTGCAGTTGCATTTGATCGTTCTGGTTTCCAATACCACGGTCGAGTAGCGGCGCTAGCAGAATCTGCTCGCGAAGCTGGTCTGAAATTCTAA
- the rpmD gene encoding 50S ribosomal protein L30 has translation MATIKVTQTKSSIGRLPKHKATLRGLGLRKINHTVELEDTPCVRGMINKVYYMVKVEE, from the coding sequence ATGGCAACTATTAAAGTAACTCAAACTAAAAGCTCAATTGGCCGCCTACCAAAGCACAAAGCTACTTTGCGTGGTCTAGGTCTTCGTAAAATCAACCACACAGTAGAACTTGAAGATACTCCGTGCGTACGCGGTATGATCAACAAGGTTTACTACATGGTTAAAGTTGAGGAGTAA
- the rplP gene encoding 50S ribosomal protein L16 — MLQPKRTKFRKVQTGRNRGLAKGTDVSFGEFGLKAVGRGRLTARQIEAARRAMTRHVKRQGKIWIRVFPDKPITEKPLEVRQGKGKGNVEYWVAQIQPGKVMYEMGGVPEELAREAFRLAARKLPFKTTFVTKQVM, encoded by the coding sequence ATGCTACAACCTAAACGTACTAAGTTCCGTAAGGTTCAGACAGGTCGTAACCGTGGTCTAGCTAAAGGTACTGATGTAAGCTTCGGCGAATTCGGTCTTAAAGCTGTTGGCCGTGGTCGTCTAACTGCTCGTCAAATCGAAGCGGCACGTCGTGCAATGACACGTCACGTTAAGCGTCAAGGTAAAATCTGGATCCGTGTGTTCCCAGACAAACCAATCACAGAAAAACCACTTGAAGTTCGTCAAGGTAAGGGTAAAGGTAACGTTGAGTACTGGGTAGCCCAAATCCAACCTGGTAAGGTTATGTACGAAATGGGTGGTGTACCTGAAGAATTGGCTCGTGAAGCGTTCCGCCTAGCGGCTCGTAAACTGCCATTCAAAACTACATTTGTAACTAAGCAGGTGATGTGA
- the rplD gene encoding 50S ribosomal protein L4, which yields MELMVKGADALTVSETTFGREFNEALVHQVVVAFAAGARQGTRAQKTRSEVSGGGAKPWRQKGTGRARAGTIRSPIWRTGGVTFAAKPQDHSQKVNKKMYRGAMKSILSELVRQERLIVVDNFSVEAPKTKELVAKLKELELTDALIVTSEVDENLFLAARNLYKVDARDVAGIDPVSLIAFDKVVMTAEAVKQVEEMLA from the coding sequence ACTGTTTCCGAAACTACTTTCGGACGTGAGTTTAACGAAGCTCTTGTACACCAAGTAGTTGTTGCATTTGCAGCAGGTGCTCGTCAAGGTACTCGTGCTCAAAAAACACGTTCAGAAGTTTCTGGCGGTGGCGCTAAGCCATGGCGTCAAAAAGGTACTGGCCGTGCGCGTGCTGGTACAATCCGTAGCCCAATCTGGCGTACAGGTGGTGTTACTTTTGCTGCGAAACCACAAGATCACAGCCAAAAAGTTAACAAGAAAATGTACCGCGGTGCTATGAAGAGCATTCTTTCTGAGCTAGTTCGTCAAGAGCGTCTAATCGTTGTTGATAACTTCTCAGTTGAAGCGCCAAAGACTAAAGAGCTAGTTGCTAAGCTTAAAGAGCTTGAGCTAACTGACGCTCTAATCGTGACTAGCGAAGTAGATGAGAATCTATTCCTAGCTGCTCGTAACCTATACAAAGTTGACGCACGTGACGTTGCTGGTATCGACCCAGTTTCACTAATCGCGTTCGACAAAGTTGTAATGACTGCTGAAGCAGTTAAGCAAGTTGAGGAGATGCTAGCATGA
- the rplN gene encoding 50S ribosomal protein L14, with product MIQMQSMLDAADNSGARSVMCIKVLGGSHRRYAHIGDVIKVTVKEAIPRGKVKKGDVLKAVVVRTRKGVRRPDGSVIRFDRNACVLLNDNTEQPIGTRIFGPVTRELRGDKFMKIVSLAPEVL from the coding sequence ATGATCCAAATGCAAAGTATGCTGGACGCAGCTGATAACTCAGGCGCACGCAGCGTAATGTGTATTAAGGTTCTGGGTGGCTCTCACCGCCGTTATGCACATATCGGTGACGTTATCAAAGTTACTGTTAAGGAAGCAATTCCTCGCGGTAAAGTTAAGAAAGGTGACGTTCTGAAGGCGGTGGTAGTGCGCACCCGTAAAGGCGTACGTCGTCCTGACGGTTCTGTCATTCGCTTCGACCGAAATGCTTGTGTATTGTTGAACGACAACACTGAGCAACCAATCGGTACACGTATCTTTGGTCCTGTGACACGCGAACTTCGTGGCGATAAGTTCATGAAGATCGTTTCACTGGCTCCAGAAGTTCTGTAA
- the rplF gene encoding 50S ribosomal protein L6, which produces MSRVAKAPVAIPAGVEVKLNGQEITVKGAKGELTRVLNNAVVIAQEENNLTFGPKEGAANAWAQAGTARALVNNMVVGVTEGFTKKLTLKGVGYRAAIKGNAVGLTLGFSHPVEHELPAGIKAECPSQTEIIITGCDKQLVGQVAADIRSYRQPEPYKGKGVRYADENVRTKEAKKK; this is translated from the coding sequence ATGTCTCGTGTTGCAAAAGCACCTGTCGCTATTCCAGCTGGCGTAGAGGTGAAACTAAACGGCCAAGAAATCACTGTAAAAGGTGCTAAAGGCGAACTGACTCGCGTTCTAAACAACGCTGTAGTTATCGCTCAGGAAGAAAACAACCTAACTTTCGGTCCGAAAGAAGGTGCTGCTAACGCATGGGCACAAGCTGGTACAGCTCGCGCTCTAGTTAACAACATGGTTGTTGGTGTTACTGAAGGCTTTACTAAGAAGCTAACTCTTAAAGGTGTTGGTTACCGTGCTGCTATCAAAGGCAACGCTGTAGGTCTAACACTAGGCTTCTCTCACCCAGTTGAGCACGAGTTGCCAGCGGGTATTAAAGCTGAATGTCCAAGCCAAACTGAAATCATCATCACTGGTTGTGATAAACAACTAGTTGGTCAAGTTGCGGCTGACATTCGTTCTTACCGTCAACCTGAGCCTTACAAAGGCAAAGGTGTTCGTTACGCAGATGAAAATGTGCGTACTAAAGAAGCTAAGAAGAAGTAA
- the rpsQ gene encoding 30S ribosomal protein S17: MSEVKRTQQGRVVSDKMDKSIVVAIERMVKHPIYGKFVKRTTKVHAHDENNECGLGDTVEIAECRPLSKTKSWTLVKVLEKAKI; this comes from the coding sequence ATGAGCGAAGTAAAACGTACTCAACAAGGTCGTGTTGTTAGCGACAAGATGGACAAGTCTATCGTAGTTGCTATCGAGCGCATGGTTAAACACCCAATTTACGGTAAATTCGTAAAGCGCACGACTAAAGTACACGCACATGACGAGAACAACGAGTGTGGCCTAGGCGACACAGTTGAAATCGCAGAGTGTCGTCCTCTGTCTAAGACTAAGTCTTGGACATTGGTAAAAGTCCTAGAAAAAGCGAAGATCTAA
- the rplO gene encoding 50S ribosomal protein L15: protein MRLNTLAPAAGSKHAPKRVGRGIGSGLGKTGGRGHKGQKSRSGGKVRPGFEGGQMPLKQRLPKFGFTSRKSLVSAEVRLGELAKVSGDVVDLNSLKAANIITKNIEFVKVVLSGEINKAVTVKGLRVTKGAKAAIEAAGGKIEE, encoded by the coding sequence ATGCGTTTGAATACTCTTGCACCGGCTGCTGGCTCTAAGCATGCTCCTAAGCGTGTAGGTCGCGGTATCGGTTCTGGCCTAGGTAAAACTGGTGGCCGTGGTCACAAAGGTCAAAAATCACGTTCTGGCGGTAAAGTTCGTCCAGGTTTCGAAGGCGGTCAGATGCCTCTGAAACAACGTCTACCAAAATTCGGTTTCACTTCTCGTAAGAGCCTAGTGTCTGCTGAAGTTCGTCTAGGTGAACTAGCGAAAGTTTCTGGTGACGTGGTAGATCTAAACAGCCTTAAAGCTGCTAACATCATCACTAAGAACATCGAATTCGTTAAAGTTGTTCTTTCTGGTGAAATCAACAAAGCAGTGACTGTTAAAGGTCTACGTGTGACTAAAGGCGCTAAAGCTGCAATCGAAGCTGCAGGCGGTAAAATCGAGGAATAA